The Papaver somniferum cultivar HN1 chromosome 3, ASM357369v1, whole genome shotgun sequence genome includes a region encoding these proteins:
- the LOC113361365 gene encoding putative disease resistance RPP13-like protein 1, giving the protein MLNDSIFAIAQVIAPCFKITGDLKRLDDTMQTIVAIAADAEKLHQTDGDVKRWLEMLKDVAYDVEDVLAEFSYEILRRRAHADNPLLKVPNFYWNGDTSNK; this is encoded by the exons ATGCTTAACGACTCGATTTTTGCAATTGCTCAAGTGATTGCTCCGTGCTTTAAAATCACAGGCGACTTGAAGAGACTTGATGACACCATGCAGACGATTGTTGCTATAGCTGCGGACGCCGAGAAATTACACCAAACGGATGGAGATGTTAAACGCTGGTTGGAAATGCTTAAGGATGTTGCTTATGATGTTGAGGATGTATTAGCTGAATTCTCATATGAAATCCTGCGCCGTCGAGCCCACGCGGACAATCCGTTGCTCAAG GTTCCTAACTTCTATTGGAATGGTGATACGTCAAACAAATGA